A section of the Hevea brasiliensis isolate MT/VB/25A 57/8 chromosome 17, ASM3005281v1, whole genome shotgun sequence genome encodes:
- the LOC110647596 gene encoding rubber cis-polyprenyltransferase HRT2-like, with amino-acid sequence MEIYTGQRPSVFRIFGKYMRKGLYSILTQGPIPTHIAFIMDGNRRFAKKHKMKEAEGYKAGYLALLRTLTYCYELGVRYVTIYAFSIDNFRRQPREVQCVMNLMMEKIEEIIVEESIMNAYDVGVRIVGNLNLLDEPIRIAAEKIMRATANNSRFVLLIAVAYSSTDEIVHAVEESSKDKLNSNEVCNNGIEAEQEFKEANGTGNSVIPVQKTESYSGINLADLEKNTYVNPHPDVLIRTSGLSRLSNYLLWQTSNCILYSPFALWPEIGLRHLVWTVMNFQRHHSYLEKHKEYLK; translated from the coding sequence ATGGAAATATATACGGGTCAGAGGCCAAGTGTGTTTAGAATTTTTGGGAAATACATGAGAAAAGGGTTATATAGCATCCTAACCCAAGGTCCCATCCCTACTCATATTGCCTTCATAATGGATGGAAACCGGAGGTTTGCTAAGAAGCATAAAATGAAAGAAGCAGAAGGTTATAAGGCAGGATATTTAGCTCTTCTGAGAACACTAACTTATTGCTATGAGTTGGGAGTGAGGTATGTAACCATTTATGCCTTTAGCATTGATAATTTTCGAAGGCAACCTCGTGAGGTTCAGTGCGTAATGAATCTAATGATGGAGAAGATTGAAGAGATTATCGTGGAAGAAAGTATCATGAATGCATATGATGTTGGCGTACGTATTGTGGGTAACCTGAATCTTTTAGATGAGCCAATCAGGATCGCAGCAGAAAAGATTATGAGGGCTACTGCCAATAATTCCAGGTTCGTGCTTCTCATTGCTGTAGCCTATAGTTCAACTGATGAGATCGTGCATGCTGTTGAAGAATCCTCTAAAGACAAATTGAACTCCAATGAAGTTTGCAACAATGGGATTGAAGCTGAACAAGAATTTAAGGAGGCAAACGGAACTGGAAACAGTGTGATTCCAGTTCAGAAGACGGAGTCATATTCTGGAATAAATCTTGCAGACCTTGAGAAAAACACCTACGTAAATCCTCATCCTGATGTCTTGATTCGAACTTCTGGGTTGAGCCGTCTAAGTAACTACCTACTTTGGCAGACTAGTAATTGCATACTGTATTCTCCTTTTGCACTGTGGCCAGAGATTGGTCTCAGGCACTTGGTATGGACAGTAATGAACTTCCAACGTCATCATTCTTATTTGGAGAAGCATaaggaatatttaaaataa